The DNA segment ACCGGTCGATAGCACGGTTTACATTCTGGTTCCGGGAATTCGGGAAGGATGCCTGACATCCCTAAATCCTATCAAGTTCGAGAGCCTTCCCTCGGCTATTCGCTATGTAATATCCGGTGAGAAGTTTGTATCAAATGCAGCGGTCACTGCACAGAAAGGAGGCTAATAATGCGTTCACCTCATCTTTCCGCGCCGCTGCGCCGTCTTCGGCTGACAATCTTTGAATCGTATCAGACCTTGGTCTACTGGGGACCGAAGCTTGGACGATCCCAGTTTGAAATCAAGAAGATCAATGAGCGAATTGATCAGATGGATAAGGCTCACCCGCACTGGGCCAACCCCAACATGGACGAAATCGCCACTCATATCAAAGTCCTTTTAATGTTGCCAATAGCCGCGGCTATCGACGCTTTGTTTTTGTCACCTACCGCTGATTATGCAGCGAGGGTGTTCTTCCCCAACCAGCCAATTTTCGCAACGGTGTCAAGAATCGTGGTTCCGATCTTTATGGTGTGGATTGAAGCGACCTTGGGGGTTCTGATCCATAACGCCGAGGAGACCCCCAAATGGGACGGCTCGAATCCTGAATACCGGATCCTGAAGGCAATTGGGTACGGATTCGTTTTGGTAACGCCCTTGCTCGTTATAGCAACGTTTTTTGCTGCCCGAGCCGCCGGTGAGGGTGACTTTCCGTTGCTCGCCTTTGTATTCGCACTATTTGCCGCAGTTCTCCACCTCGCCATCCTGAAAAGCGGTCGCTGGATACGCGATGCATTTGGCTGGCTTGCCTACACTATCAAGCGAAAGTATCTCTGTTCCTGTGAGGAAAAAGCCCAGCAAAAGCACGACGAAGCAGCTGAATCAGTTCTGACGGCCTATCCTGTGTTTCATACTTCCTGCAATCAGTATATGAAATCTCTTCCAGAAGATGCCTCTGTCATCAGACGCCTTCCTGAAGGTGTCGATAAGGCCGTCAGATTGCTCTTTCATGAGGAGGATGAGCAACAACTATCGCCGAGTCTCCATGATGGTTCCGAGGATCGAAGAATTACTCAGGAATCAGAGGACTTCCCCAGAATAAGAGAGGACTTTAAGTCATGAATACACGAAGTTGGATATTAGTTGTACTTGTGATTCTGATTCTGCAGGTACTAACAAGCATGCGCCTTGTGGTCACCACAACGGAACTCGCCGCCGAGATGGGCCGCGCAATTAGCCATATAGAACCTCCTGGATCCGTTCGAACAGTCAACATTTCAATCGACACGAGTAGGGCTTACATCGGAAACCCTGATGCGCCCGTTCATATGGTTATCTTTTCGGATTTCGATTGTCCTGCCTGTGCCATGCTCGCTGAGCAGATCCCCCAGCTTGTTAGCCGGTTTGGAGACAGTCTGTGTATCTCATATCGCTATTTTCCTTTGTCGTCCAATACCAGGAGCAAGACACTTGCTGAGTTGGCTGAGGTGGCACGAGGACAAGGCAATTTCTGGCCCTATCAT comes from the Candidatus Zixiibacteriota bacterium genome and includes:
- a CDS encoding hypothetical protein (Evidence 5 : Unknown function), which translates into the protein MNTRSWILVVLVILILQVLTSMRLVVTTTELAAEMGRAISHIEPPGSVRTVNISIDTSRAYIGNPDAPVHMVIFSDFDCPACAMLAEQIPQLVSRFGDSLCISYRYFPLSSNTRSKTLAELAEVARGQGNFWPYHDSIFALQDELNQDKLAALIEVLGLPEQGVASQTKAVDQDIAFAKKLEVKSTPTVFINGRRIIGAYPLPIIEKIIEEELRSPLQRPAICEE
- a CDS encoding membrane hypothetical protein (Evidence 5 : Unknown function), whose amino-acid sequence is MRSPHLSAPLRRLRLTIFESYQTLVYWGPKLGRSQFEIKKINERIDQMDKAHPHWANPNMDEIATHIKVLLMLPIAAAIDALFLSPTADYAARVFFPNQPIFATVSRIVVPIFMVWIEATLGVLIHNAEETPKWDGSNPEYRILKAIGYGFVLVTPLLVIATFFAARAAGEGDFPLLAFVFALFAAVLHLAILKSGRWIRDAFGWLAYTIKRKYLCSCEEKAQQKHDEAAESVLTAYPVFHTSCNQYMKSLPEDASVIRRLPEGVDKAVRLLFHEEDEQQLSPSLHDGSEDRRITQESEDFPRIREDFKS